Proteins encoded within one genomic window of Triticum aestivum cultivar Chinese Spring chromosome 2D, IWGSC CS RefSeq v2.1, whole genome shotgun sequence:
- the LOC123051002 gene encoding fructokinase-like 2, chloroplastic, whose amino-acid sequence MASLLLPPQFACSLPYYCIRGQLHYKPTIWGKNMTKTKMGLLHRNASFVSKKSSQDVEEGSSGEDSDAETPKAKKKPAKRGRKKATIDTSDGDTKEGQSDTEDASPEQPKIVKKRGRKKAATTASSAEEADKPKEPKKRGRRKVKTAEQLSDDEGEDQSKDLMPSNEMEVHSSVIDLESKVEALLSQDIGEVDKLTPLVCCFGPAKYSFIPSGRPANRLVDREIHSRMKDMFWSPDEFVRAPGGSSSNVALALAALGGRVVFMGKLGDDEYGQSMLYHLNVNGVQTRAVSLDPSAPTAMSLMKVTSRGSLNTSCVKPCAEDSFLQSDINPDVLKEAKMFYYNSSALLEPTTRSSLLKAIEVSKKFGGITFFDLNLPMPLWSSSKETKSLIKDAWEAADIIEVTKQELEFLCGIKPSENSDTKDEKSEFAHYSPEVVMKVWHDNLKVLFVTNGTSKIHYYTEKQNGSVRGTEDAPITPFTSEMSQSGDTIAAALMNMLSINPHLVTDKVYLHKTAKHAIKCGVIDQWLAARERGFLPRGIAEPSSEHEEARFITEREYRTIPDAMQPVNPSGSELAHVE is encoded by the exons ATGGCgtctcttcttctccctcctcagtTCGCTTGCTCCCTGCCTTATTACTGCATCAG GGGTCAATTGCATTATAAGCCCACCATCTGGGGAAAGAATATGACCAAGACTAAAATGGGGTTGCTTCACCGAAACGCGAGTTTTGTGTCAAAGAAGAGTTCTCAAGATGTAGAAGAAGGCTCAAGTGGTGAAGACAGTGATGCTGAGACCCCAAAGGCCAAGAAAAAACCTGCGAAACGTGGAAGAAAGAAAGCCACCATAGATACATCAGATGGGGACACAAAAGAAGGCCAAAGTGACACTGAAGATGCATCCCCTGAACAGCCTAAGATAGTTAAAAAGAGAGGTCGGAAGAAAG CTGCCACTACTGCATCCTCCGCAGAGGAGGCTGACAAGCCAAAAGAACCAAAGAAGAGGGGCAGAAGAAAAGTTAAGACGGCTGAACAATTAAGTGATGATGAAGGGGAAGATCAGAGCAAAGATCTGATGCCCTCTAATGAAATGGAAGTTCACAGTTCAGTCATTGATCTTGAAAGTAAAGTAGAGGCATTGTTATCACAGGATATTGGAGAGGTTGACAAATTAACGCCTCTTGTCTGCTGCTTTGGACCAGCCAAGTACTCATTTATTCCTTCTGGAAGACCTGCTAATAGGTTGGTGGATCGTGAGATTCATAGTAGGATGAAGGATATGTTTTGGTCTCCAGATGAATTTGTGAGGGCACCTGGAGGGTCATCATCCAATGTCGCCCTTGCTCTAGCAGCTCTTGGAGGCCGGGTTGTGTTCATGGGAAAATTAGGCGATGATGAGTATGGTCAGAGTATGCTGTATCACTTAAATGTCAACGGAGTTCAAACTCGAGCAGTTAGTTTGGATCCTTCAGCGCCGACTGCCATGTCCTTAATGAAGGTGACCAGCAGAGGTAGCTTGAACACAAGCTGTGTTAAACCATGTGCAGAGGATTCTTTTCTGCAATCTGATATCAACCCAGATGTTCTAAAAGAG GCTAAGATGTTTTACTATAATTCGTCAGCTTTGCTAGAGCCGACTACACGGTCATCATTGTTAAAAGCGATTGAGGTCTCCAAGAAATTTGGTGGAATAACATTCTTTGATCTTAATCTTCCAATGCCACTATGGTCATCTAGTAAGGAGACCAAATCACTCATCAAGGATGCGTGGGAAGCTGCTGATATCATCGAAGTCACGAAGCAGGAACTTGAGTTTCTCTGTGGTATTAAACCATCTGAGAATTCTGACACAAAAGACGAGAAATCTGAATTCGCACACTACAGCCCAGAAGTTGTTATGAAGGTATGGCATGACAATCTGAAGGTCCTCTTTGTGACCAACGGGACCTCGAAGATACACTACTACACAGAAAAACAAAATGGCTCGGTTCGTGGGACGGAAGATGCGCCGATTACTCCTTTCACCAGTGAAATGTCACAGTCAGGAGATACCATTGCTGCAG CCCTGATGAATATGCTGTCGATCAACCCTCACCTGGTGACGGACAAGGTCTACTTGCACAAGACAGCGAAGCACGCCATCAAATGCGGCGTCATCGATCAGTGGCTGGCCGCACGGGAGCGGGGATTCCTTCCCAGAGGGATAGCAGAACCAAGCAGCGAACATGAGGAAGCAAGATTTATCACGGAGAGGGAATACCGTACCATCCCCGACGCCATGCAACCCGTGAACCCATCGGGCAGCGAGCTCGCGCACGTGGAGTGA
- the LOC123048180 gene encoding uncharacterized protein translates to MWRRLGMAGSHGGAQAARSSLPPAATTPSTRSPPLPNITMVLDDDDLLREILVRLVFPASLVHAALVCKRWLNITSDPALLHRFRNLHPPLLGIYLKCWKFSLPKFMVMPHIQGLDTMICRARSAFDAYSDTWGVLYGSQNGCLLGRFHRLNSTTDVLLNPLNLENGKNAGVKLHAIGDNAEVVFLEICSAVIYLDIARRVAEKVYTLAPGDGDIYKIHPFTMIWPPTFPCPQIRTRPKGMVQPERAPTNANQQENELALLTNHDDEVLSTPPGDWEKPPL, encoded by the exons ATGTGGAGGAGGCTCGGCATGGCCGGAAGCCACGGAGGAGCGCAGGCCGCCAGATCATCGTTGCCGCCGGCCGCCACCACTCCCAGCACCCG ATCCCCACCATTGCCGAATATTACCATGGTGCTTGATGACGATGACCTTCTCCGTGAGATCCTGGTTCGTCTAGTCTTCCCTGCCAGCCTCGTCCATGCCGCCCTCGTGTGCAAGCGCTGGCTCAACATCACCTCTGACCCCGCCTTACTTCACCGCTTCCGCAATCTCCACCCACCTCTCCTTGGCATCTACCTGAAATGTTGGAAATTCTCGCTCCCAAAGTTCATGGTGATGCCTCACATCCAggggcttgacaccatgatctgcCGCGCCAGATCGGCCTTCGATGCCTACTCTGATACGTGGGGTGTCCTTTATGGTTCTCAGAACGGTTGTCTTCTCGGCAGATTTCATCGGCTCAATAGTACTACAGATGTTCTACTCAATCCGTTGAACCTTGAGAATGGAAAGAATGCTGGTGTCAAGCTGCACGCAATCGGGGACAATGCGGAGGTCGTATTCTTGGAGATATGCAGCGCTGTCATCTACTTGGACATTGCGAGAAGGGTAGCAGAGAAGGTGTACACGTTGGCGCCGGGTGACGGAGACATTTATAAGATCCATCCTTTTACCATGATCTGGCCTCCTACTTTTCCCTGCCCTCAGATCAGGACTAGACCAAAAGGAATGGTGCAGCCAGAGAGAGCCCCAACCAATGCCAACCAACAG GAGAATGAGCTAGCTCTCCTGACCAACCATGATGACGAAGTGCTTTCAACTCCCCCAGGCGACTGGGAGAAGCCTCCACTTTGA